The Deinococcus ruber genome includes a region encoding these proteins:
- a CDS encoding PAS domain S-box protein produces the protein MLGRTSGDLQLWAEPDQRSALVAPLEERGRVIEREVMFRVRSGEVQGAILSMVRITLDGEPCIVSLVRDIGAERRAVQQARDTAAALQRTLDLSLDLITTIDAQGRFLTVNAACQRLLGHTPEALIGRPYLDFVHPDDHARSLEGAALLSTVQELTTFQNRYLRRDGSVIWLDWTSVRLPDGVTYAIARDVTEQRAATEELAFLAAIVRASTDAIIGLALDGTVRSWNAGAERMYGYLASEMIGHPITEIVPPELVDEEIQMLARATVGAYTPSIETTRVSRLGHRLPVQLSIAPIFDAQGAVVGISKIAQDISARREAERQILQLNATLQRKLDHLTGLHEIDLSIASSLDLNVTLGLVLDQVLIQVRVDAAAALLLDTQTLTLDYAATRGFQTGSLKGAAVRLGEELEGRVALTRVPEVVDDLRFADASPAARARMDAEGFTALAAVPFIAKGKVLGVLQVLRQQPYEASSDWLETLQTLAGQAAIAIDSAQLFQELERSNLELNLAYQETIEGWARALDLRDKETEGHSRRVTELTVRLCRQLRVSAAELVHVQRGALLHDTGKMGIADAILLKPGPLTPEEWVEMRKHPEYAVELLAPIHFLQSAMDIPHAHHEKWDGTGYPRRLQGAAIPLTARAFAVVDVYDALTNARPYRAAWSRDRALTYIQEQAGTHFDPAIVQTFLALMERDDSGLR, from the coding sequence GGTGAGGTGCAGGGGGCCATCCTCTCCATGGTCAGGATCACCCTGGATGGCGAGCCGTGCATCGTCAGCCTGGTGCGTGACATCGGCGCTGAGCGCCGAGCGGTGCAGCAGGCCCGGGACACCGCTGCAGCGCTGCAGCGTACCCTCGACCTGTCCCTGGACCTGATCACCACCATCGACGCGCAGGGCCGCTTCCTGACCGTCAACGCCGCCTGTCAGCGCCTGCTCGGCCATACGCCGGAGGCGCTCATCGGCCGGCCTTACCTCGATTTCGTTCACCCCGACGACCACGCCCGCTCGCTCGAGGGGGCCGCGCTGCTCAGCACGGTCCAGGAGCTGACGACCTTCCAGAACCGCTATCTGCGCAGGGACGGCTCGGTGATCTGGCTGGACTGGACGTCTGTGCGGCTTCCGGATGGCGTGACCTACGCCATTGCCCGCGACGTCACCGAACAGCGGGCCGCCACCGAGGAGCTGGCCTTCCTGGCGGCCATTGTCCGGGCGAGTACCGATGCCATTATCGGCCTCGCGCTGGACGGCACCGTGCGCTCGTGGAACGCCGGAGCCGAGCGGATGTACGGCTACCTGGCCAGCGAGATGATCGGGCATCCGATCACCGAGATTGTCCCGCCAGAGCTGGTGGATGAGGAAATCCAGATGCTCGCGCGCGCCACGGTGGGCGCGTATACCCCCAGCATCGAGACGACGCGCGTATCGCGGCTAGGCCACCGCCTCCCGGTGCAGCTGAGTATTGCGCCGATCTTCGACGCCCAGGGCGCAGTCGTGGGCATCTCCAAGATCGCCCAGGACATCTCGGCTCGCCGGGAAGCCGAACGGCAAATTCTGCAGCTCAACGCCACCTTGCAGCGTAAACTCGATCACCTGACCGGCCTACATGAGATCGACCTGTCGATTGCCTCCAGTCTCGACTTGAACGTCACGCTCGGCCTGGTGCTCGACCAGGTGCTGATCCAGGTGAGGGTGGACGCCGCGGCCGCGCTGCTGCTTGACACTCAGACCCTGACCCTGGACTACGCCGCGACGCGCGGATTCCAGACCGGTTCACTGAAAGGGGCTGCTGTACGCCTGGGAGAAGAGCTGGAGGGGCGGGTGGCGCTGACCCGCGTGCCCGAGGTGGTGGACGACCTACGTTTCGCAGATGCCTCTCCGGCCGCGCGTGCCCGGATGGACGCGGAGGGGTTCACAGCGTTGGCTGCCGTGCCCTTCATTGCCAAGGGCAAGGTATTGGGCGTCCTACAGGTGCTGCGCCAGCAGCCGTACGAGGCGTCGTCGGACTGGCTGGAGACGTTGCAGACCCTGGCTGGTCAGGCGGCCATTGCCATCGACAGTGCCCAGCTGTTCCAGGAGCTTGAGCGCAGCAACCTCGAGCTGAACCTCGCCTACCAGGAAACCATCGAGGGCTGGGCACGGGCACTCGACCTGCGCGACAAGGAGACTGAAGGCCATTCCCGGCGCGTCACCGAGCTGACTGTCAGGTTGTGCCGTCAGCTCAGGGTCTCGGCGGCCGAACTGGTGCATGTTCAGCGTGGCGCCCTGCTGCACGACACCGGGAAGATGGGCATCGCGGACGCGATCCTGTTGAAACCCGGCCCGCTCACCCCCGAAGAATGGGTGGAGATGCGGAAACACCCCGAGTATGCGGTGGAGTTACTGGCGCCGATTCACTTTCTGCAGTCCGCGATGGACATCCCGCACGCTCACCACGAGAAATGGGACGGCACTGGGTACCCACGGCGCCTGCAAGGCGCAGCGATTCCATTGACGGCGCGGGCCTTTGCGGTGGTGGACGTGTATGACGCGCTCACCAACGCCCGGCCGTACCGGGCGGCGTGGTCACGGGACCGGGCCCTCACCTATATTCAGGAACAAGCGGGCACGCACTTTGATCCGGCCATCGTGCAGACCTTCTTGGCGCTGATGGAACGCGATGACAGCGGACTGCGCTGA
- a CDS encoding MFS transporter, which yields MQLYVSLLRDRRVAVIWIGETLNAFGSGLTVWALAWLLLRTYPAQPLLAALVLSVLSGSSLLSTVILGARLDAWDRRRTLLLCTLALALLTALLPLATRTAWGPFGGATPLLGLVAATGVFRSLPAPALNATLPRLVRPQRLSAVQALFNLTWMTGDLVAGAVAGLLISAAGVNAAFWIDAATFLAAALGYALVRFPVQPALEAHRPAGMAAWGAQLREGWSFVGRRPALWGMFLGLGMTNAYFSVFGTLVLPRVGERLLGPARGPLGVGVIDTVSVGAELLASLWLGRAVIQARAVRPLVLLGCTLPVILATCVVFAPSYPLALLFALLNGLAFAPLSVLVAVYVARHTPTRLLGRVSSARSFFSDAGRPLAMTAAGVLLPLLGLGVMVVTLAATVVLLGTFGYWRGTVQPLAEREEA from the coding sequence ATGCAGCTCTACGTCTCCCTCCTGCGTGACCGCCGCGTGGCAGTCATCTGGATAGGCGAGACACTCAACGCGTTTGGCAGCGGCCTGACCGTCTGGGCACTGGCCTGGCTGCTACTGAGAACGTACCCGGCTCAACCGCTGCTGGCAGCCCTGGTCCTGTCGGTGCTGTCGGGTTCCAGTCTGCTGAGCACCGTGATCCTGGGGGCCAGGTTGGACGCCTGGGATCGCCGCCGCACCCTGCTGCTGTGCACTCTGGCCCTCGCCCTGCTCACCGCGCTCCTTCCGCTGGCCACCCGCACGGCCTGGGGACCGTTCGGGGGCGCGACACCACTGCTGGGGCTGGTCGCTGCCACCGGTGTGTTCAGGAGCCTGCCCGCCCCCGCACTGAACGCGACCCTGCCGCGGCTGGTTCGGCCACAGCGCCTGAGTGCGGTGCAGGCGCTGTTCAACCTCACCTGGATGACGGGCGACCTGGTCGCCGGGGCCGTTGCCGGGCTGCTGATCTCAGCGGCCGGGGTGAACGCCGCCTTCTGGATCGACGCAGCGACGTTTCTGGCTGCAGCGCTGGGCTACGCGCTGGTGCGGTTTCCAGTGCAACCGGCGCTGGAGGCACACCGACCTGCTGGTATGGCGGCATGGGGGGCGCAGCTGCGTGAGGGCTGGAGCTTTGTCGGGCGGCGGCCCGCCCTCTGGGGCATGTTCCTGGGCCTGGGGATGACCAATGCCTACTTCTCGGTCTTTGGGACCTTGGTGCTGCCACGCGTGGGCGAACGGCTGCTGGGGCCGGCACGTGGTCCGCTGGGGGTCGGCGTGATCGATACCGTCTCCGTCGGTGCAGAGTTGCTGGCCTCACTCTGGTTGGGCCGGGCCGTCATTCAGGCACGGGCGGTGCGGCCCCTGGTGCTGCTCGGCTGCACCCTCCCGGTCATCCTGGCAACCTGCGTGGTGTTCGCCCCCTCCTACCCCTTAGCACTACTGTTCGCCCTCCTGAACGGCCTTGCCTTCGCGCCGCTCAGTGTGCTGGTGGCCGTGTATGTGGCCCGACACACCCCGACGCGCCTGCTGGGCCGCGTCAGCAGCGCCCGTTCCTTCTTCAGCGATGCTGGCCGCCCCCTCGCCATGACGGCTGCTGGCGTGCTGCTGCCACTCCTGGGGCTAGGGGTGATGGTGGTGACGTTGGCTGCAACCGTGGTGCTGCTGGGCACGTTCGGTTACTGGCGAGGTACGGTTCAGCCGCTTGCTGAGAGGGAAGAGGCGTGA